The genomic stretch TTACGTATCAGGCTTACACAGCCTTTTCACTACGCCACCTTTCGGCTCACTTCAAAGCGTCCTATCAGTTGGTCTAAGCGGCTCAATGCATTACCCATTAACGAAACTCGGCGTGCGAGTTGTTTCGTCGACAGTTGTAGGTCAGAGATAGAACGTTGGGCTTTGTCTGCCGTTTGTCCATTTTTCTGACTGTTCTCATCTAGGTTTGACATGGTCGTAAAAAGATCGGCTACTGCTGCTTGAATTTGCTCACTGCGTGCGTTCGAGTCGACGGTTAAATTACCTTTACTCACATTCTCGACGCCTCGCTCCATAGACTCTACTGCGCTGCGAGACTTAGTATGCAGCTCTTTCATTAAGTCACTAATATGGTTGGCGGCTTGTGAAGTTCGGTCAGCTAAAGTTCTTACTTCAGAGGCAACCACAGAAAATCCTCTTCCGTGTTCACCTGCTCTTGCTGATTCTATGGCCGCGTTCAATGCCAGAAGGTTCGTCTGCGCTGTAATGTCGGTAATGATGTCTATAATGTCAGACACTTTGGTCATTTCATTATTCACCTCATTCACGCTGTGGGCTGAGCTTTCTACAATATTCCGCACAATCTCCATGCCTTCAACTGATTGATTGTATTCCTTCTCCGCATTAAGAACGGCTTGCTTCATTACTGTATCCATTTGCGTAGCCGAAACGGTCGCATGGGTAATTTCACTCTGTTGATACTGACTTAGGTCCAACATATTACTGAGCGCCTGTGATGCATCATCACTGGTTTGCTTCATCACGACACTGCGACGAAACATCGATTCCGATACTTCCCTAACTTCGTGGCTCGCATGAATCAAGTCACTCACCGTGCTATCTAAGTTATCGATAAAGCTGTTAGTCCATCGCCCCAAATTACCAAGTTCATTATGACTGAATGTGGTTGGGTCAAGCCTCCTACTTAAATTGCCATCACCTTCGGCTAAGGTTTGCATCACCCCAGTCATTTCATGAACCTTATTTGCTAACGGTTTAGCACTCACTAGACGGAATAAACCGAGAGCGAGAAGCGCGCAAGCGAACATGACACCGCTGTGTAGAAGAGGAGTTAACGTATAAAAGTTAGCAAGCAGCAATGGAACAGACAAAGGCAATAACATGCAGCCGATAAAATGTTTAGATAAGGTGTAACTGAGACTTCGATCTCTATAGACCTCTTCTAAGTCGGACTCACACATCATGCCGAAGGTGTCTGGTGAACCGTCGAGCTGAAAAGTAATACCTTTGCCGATAACCGGTATGTGGCGATAGTCGGAATACCCTGGGTAACCGATAAACAGGTTGCTGCCATTTTTGATGGTTTCTCTGACGCCGGGATGAAGTTGATTCGTGGCAGGATCCGTAAATCGAATCTCAAATTCGGTGTGCTGTTGGATCTTAACCGTTCCCCAGTCAGTATGAATCCCTTGTTTTAAGTTCTCGCCATGTGAAAAGGTATTATCTTCAAAGCGGGAGCGAGAGAGCGCAACACCTGGCTGAATTTGAGGGTCATGAATAGAGTCGACCATAAAGATATAGTTATCACCCGACTCACTATAAATATGCCCCGCTTCTCGCTGAATAATGTCACCAATGACATCATTAGGAACACGACCACATAAGAACTGCTGAGTCCCTTCGTCCCGAGAAAAGGGCACATAAAACATCAGCGTGACTTGATCATGAAACGATGAACTCGAAGCTCCTACGTTCAACGTGCGTGGGTCCATATACGGCCCGTGTAGATAACGCTTCGATGCCCCTTCGGCTAAAGCCTTCTTATCTGCGAGAGTGGCTCCGATATGGTCGTGATAACTCGATGCTTGCGCGACACCTTTAGAATCGACGATCGCCAGCTCAGAGAAATCCGTGCCACGTTTAAGAAGACTTGATAATGTACCTTCCGCCTGTTCTTCCGTTCGACTTGCCAAATAAACGGCAGAGTCTTCTAAAAAGTCCCATTGGTTCTTCACCCAATTATGAAGAAGTTGCACTCGAGTATGGGCGATACTTTCAAATGTTTGCTCGAGCTCTTCTGTCCTACTTCGATTTAGAAAACAGGCTCTACGCATTGCCAGTTTACCTGTTACGCCAAACCACTTAAGCCAACTGCGTTCCTTGTCCGTCAGGTTCATTTACATCCCTTGTGTTTTTATATTCACATGGGTAAAGCAATTTACAGACCAGAATTAATCACACAAATACGTAACTAATTAATAAAAAAGTAATTTTTGCGCATCAAGGTGGTGCAAGCCATGTCTTTTTTGGTGCAGCAGATGCTTCTTCATTATCACCTTTTTAATGAGATTTCAGTGGTTAATTTGAGAAGCTAATCGTAAACATGATGAGCCGCTTTCAATAGTTGCATGTGAATAGGAACCAGATCTTCATGCTGTGTTCGATAGCCACCACCAACAACACACGCCATCGGAATAGATTCTGATTTCGCTAATTCAATCATCAAGCAGTCGCGTTCAAATATGCCTTGAGTAGACACATTCAAATAGCCCAGTTCATCGTCTTGATGGATATCGATGCCCGCATCATAGATGATGAGGTCAGGTTGGTGATGAGCAATCGCCAGCTTGGTGACTTGTTCGAAACACCTTAGAAACTCTTCATCTTCAGTTTCACGACTTAACGGCACATCTAAATCCGACAGAGGTTTACGTGCCGGGAAGTTTTTATCACAGTGGAAAGACAGAGTAATAATCTCATCGCTATCTTGGCAAAGAGTCGCTGTGCCATCGCCATGATGAACATCACTATCGACAATCAACACTTTATCTATGTGCTCAAAGGTCAACGCTTGCTTTGCTGCCAGCACAAGATCATTCAACAGACAAAAACCACTGCCAAAATCATGATGCGCGTGATGGTAGCCACCACTCAAATGAATCGCTAAACCACTCTCTATCGCCATTTCTGCGGCCAAACAAGTTCCTCCGCTGGAGTAGAGCGTTCTTTCAATCAGTTGCTCACTCCACGGAAAGCCTATACGCCTCATCTTTGCCGCAGGTAGGTTTCCAGAAACAAGCAAATCCACATACTCGCTATCGTGTACCTGTTTGACTTGCTCAACCGAAACGGGCGTTGGTTGGAACACTTCAAACTTGCTGTTCCATAGTGGATCGCTATCTATTAACGCCTCAACTGCGCTATGTAACAACTGGTATTTGTTGATTGGGTAACGATGGCCCTCAGGTAAAGGCAACTGCGAATAAATTGGGTGGTAAATTAAAGGAATCATAATCGGGTTAATTGCTTATCTTTCTCAAAATCATAACAGCCTCAGACTTGGCGACAACACAAATTAATGATAACAATTATCATTATCTTTAAATATATTCAGAGAAAGTAATGAAAAACTTAATACTTACCCTTGGGGTGATCTGTGGCTCAGCGACAGCAGTAATGATTTTTGTCGGAATGCTAATGGCCAGTTGGTGGGCCGTTGATTTTCTGGTGTTAAGCCATCAAACTTAACTAATTGAACTGAAAAGGAATCACCATGAGCGTTATTTTTATTACTGGAGCGAACCGCGGCATTGGCTTAAGTCTGACTCAACGATACTTGCAAGGTAACCACAAGGTATACGCAACCTACCGTGACGCCGCTTCAGCAACAGAACTGCTCTCACTTGCAGATCACAACAGCGACCTAACCTGCATTCAGTTAGAAATAACCGATTACCAAACGGTGAACCAACTTCCCTCTCAAATTCCGTCGATTGATATCTTGATTAACAACGCTGGCTACTATGGGCCAAAAGGTTATGGATTGGGTAATACCGATGTAGAAGAGTGGCGACGTGTTTTTGAAGTCAATACGATTGCGCCATTGAAGCTTGTCGAAACGCTATTACCTGTTCTAGAAAAAAGTGACGTGAAAAAGGTCGCTTGCTTGTCTTCTCGAGTAGGCAGCATGACAGAGAACACCTCCGGCGGAGGCTACATCTATCGCTCCTCTAAAGCGGCTCTCAACTCCGTTGTGAAGAGTTTAAGCAACGACCTAACCGATGGTGGCTTTACTGTGTTAGCACTGCACCCAGGTTGGGTACAAACCGAAATGGGTGGGCCAAACGCTCTCATCGACACCGACACTTCGGCATCTGGCCTTATCAAAGTCATCGAATCTGCTAATACCGAAGTAAGTGGTCACTTCTTCAATTTCGATGGCACTGAAATAGACTGGTAGGCTCCATATGAATCCTCGCCTTCTTCCAAATTTACTGCGACGTTCACCACTGGTTTTGTTAACCGTGGTGATCGGTGGGTGTTTTGGGGAAGGCCCTGGAGACTTGTTTGACGACTACCAAACTAAAATAGCCAGAGTACAAGACGCTGACGAGATAAAAGAGAACTGGGAATTTGAAAGCCTACCGAGAAAACGAGAGCTGTTACTGGATGTCCCTTCGCTCTCTATCGGGCTCATTGACAGCTATCAGCTTCGCCAATGTGGATTGTTCAACCTGATTGCCGAAAGGAACTCAGTTCTCGGAAAAGTCGCGGACGAGTTCCGAAATTATGATTATCAAGTCGCTCTACTGGAAGGTGTGGGGCAATGTTTAGCGAATAACGAATTAGACCCAGAGATCGTAGAATTACTAAAAGAAATTGAGCAGCAGAAACTCGCACAGTTTCCACTACATCAATGGAATCTCATCTATGCCAGTGATGCTATGCAGTCGCAAATGCGGGGGAGTCAGTGGTTACGTGCTGATATTGGCGATCAAGTGAGACAGACAAGTGACGCCCTAAAACATATCAATCAAGCGTTAAACACGTCGCTCGTTTCGGGCAAAACCATTGAAGTTCAAGAAGTTCTGGAGAAGAGTTCAACGCTTGGAGATTTGTACTACTCACTCGCTCGAGCCTCAATTGAACTCGATACCATCACCAAGCAACTCACAACCTTTGATGCCAATATCATCTGCGGGAAACAACGAGACACTACTAAGTTTCGTTATCTCAACAATGTGTTCGAACAACAGTATATTGGTAAGGTTCAACCTTACATGGCACAACTGGATGGCTATTATCAGCAGTTAGCATCGCAGCTTGTTATGTTTGATGCTCAGCCAGAATTGCACAGCTATTACTTTCCCATCCAAGATACGCACCAAGCCTTTCGCACATCGACTCGCCGCCATGTGGATTACTGGCAGCAGTTGTTTAAGCGTTGTGGACGCAAGGTTGGACGCTAATCCCTCTACCGATAAGTACTAGCTCTTAGTGCCCTTTTTAGCGGAAGTACCTTTCTTCGCATACGACCCGTTCTTGGTATAAGACTTCTTCGCACCACCTCCTTTACGACGTTTAAAAGCAGGTCTGTCGACTTTAGGAAGGTGGCGGAGTGATTCAGGAACCTCTCCAGTTTTTACCTTGCCCATCAAACCATCTATCTTGCTTTCCAGCGCTTGCATGAAAGGTTGATACGCTTGATTGCGTTCTGCCATGCCTTGCAACTGGTGTTCCCAATGAGCTGTCATGTCAGGAAAGGTCGAATCCTCAGGTAAGGCATGAATCAAGCCTCGACCAGCAGGGCTACTATGAATACTCTTACCTTGGCGCGTGAGCAGCTGCCTTTTAAAGAGAGTGTCTAGAATGCCTGCACGAGTCGCTTCTGTTCCAAGACCGTCCGTCTCTTTCAAAATGGCTTTCAGGTCTTTGTTCGCAACAAAACGCGCAATACCCGTCATCGCTTGCAGCAACGTCGCTTCTGTAAAGTGTTTTGGCGGCTCGGTTTTCTTATCGCCAATGACACCTTCACGACAGGTGAGCACAGTCCCTTTATCTAGCGGTGGAACCGTATCAGTACCATCACCTTTCTCTTCGGTGTCCGTTTTGCCCATCAACACTTTCCAGCCAGGGTTGATAAGCTGACGTCCTTTCGCGATGAACACGCCACCAGCGATATCAAAAACCAACTTAGCGTCTGCAAAAACAGCCGGTGGGTAGAACTGCATCAGATACTGGCGGGCGATTTGTTGATAGATTTTCATCTCATTGGCAGACAAACCATTTACCGATGATTTCTTCGGAGTAGGAATAATCGCGTGGTGAGCATCAACCTTGCTGTCGTTCCATGCTTTGGATTTAAGTGAAAGATCTGCGCCTTGAGCACCACTTTGCAGCTCTTTCGCATTATTAGCGATGGCGTCTACGATCGACTCTCGCTGCGAGTAGTGTTCTTTAGGAAGATAGCGGCTGTCAGAACGCGGGTAAGTGATGAGTTTGTGCTTCTCATATAAAGACTGACAAGTGTCTAATACCTGTTGAGCACTCATACCAAAACGTTTAGACGCATCAATCTGCAGGGCTGATAGAGAGTAAGGAAGCGGCGCGGCTTGTTTGCTTTGCTTCTGCTCTGATTCCATCACGGTCGCAGGTTGATTCGCAATTCGCTGAGCGACGTTTTCAACCAGCTTTCGATTGAGCACACGA from Vibrio pomeroyi encodes the following:
- a CDS encoding methyl-accepting chemotaxis protein translates to MNLTDKERSWLKWFGVTGKLAMRRACFLNRSRTEELEQTFESIAHTRVQLLHNWVKNQWDFLEDSAVYLASRTEEQAEGTLSSLLKRGTDFSELAIVDSKGVAQASSYHDHIGATLADKKALAEGASKRYLHGPYMDPRTLNVGASSSSFHDQVTLMFYVPFSRDEGTQQFLCGRVPNDVIGDIIQREAGHIYSESGDNYIFMVDSIHDPQIQPGVALSRSRFEDNTFSHGENLKQGIHTDWGTVKIQQHTEFEIRFTDPATNQLHPGVRETIKNGSNLFIGYPGYSDYRHIPVIGKGITFQLDGSPDTFGMMCESDLEEVYRDRSLSYTLSKHFIGCMLLPLSVPLLLANFYTLTPLLHSGVMFACALLALGLFRLVSAKPLANKVHEMTGVMQTLAEGDGNLSRRLDPTTFSHNELGNLGRWTNSFIDNLDSTVSDLIHASHEVREVSESMFRRSVVMKQTSDDASQALSNMLDLSQYQQSEITHATVSATQMDTVMKQAVLNAEKEYNQSVEGMEIVRNIVESSAHSVNEVNNEMTKVSDIIDIITDITAQTNLLALNAAIESARAGEHGRGFSVVASEVRTLADRTSQAANHISDLMKELHTKSRSAVESMERGVENVSKGNLTVDSNARSEQIQAAVADLFTTMSNLDENSQKNGQTADKAQRSISDLQLSTKQLARRVSLMGNALSRLDQLIGRFEVSRKVA
- a CDS encoding histone deacetylase family protein, giving the protein MIPLIYHPIYSQLPLPEGHRYPINKYQLLHSAVEALIDSDPLWNSKFEVFQPTPVSVEQVKQVHDSEYVDLLVSGNLPAAKMRRIGFPWSEQLIERTLYSSGGTCLAAEMAIESGLAIHLSGGYHHAHHDFGSGFCLLNDLVLAAKQALTFEHIDKVLIVDSDVHHGDGTATLCQDSDEIITLSFHCDKNFPARKPLSDLDVPLSRETEDEEFLRCFEQVTKLAIAHHQPDLIIYDAGIDIHQDDELGYLNVSTQGIFERDCLMIELAKSESIPMACVVGGGYRTQHEDLVPIHMQLLKAAHHVYD
- a CDS encoding SDR family oxidoreductase translates to MSVIFITGANRGIGLSLTQRYLQGNHKVYATYRDAASATELLSLADHNSDLTCIQLEITDYQTVNQLPSQIPSIDILINNAGYYGPKGYGLGNTDVEEWRRVFEVNTIAPLKLVETLLPVLEKSDVKKVACLSSRVGSMTENTSGGGYIYRSSKAALNSVVKSLSNDLTDGGFTVLALHPGWVQTEMGGPNALIDTDTSASGLIKVIESANTEVSGHFFNFDGTEIDW
- a CDS encoding DUF3080 domain-containing protein; the encoded protein is MNPRLLPNLLRRSPLVLLTVVIGGCFGEGPGDLFDDYQTKIARVQDADEIKENWEFESLPRKRELLLDVPSLSIGLIDSYQLRQCGLFNLIAERNSVLGKVADEFRNYDYQVALLEGVGQCLANNELDPEIVELLKEIEQQKLAQFPLHQWNLIYASDAMQSQMRGSQWLRADIGDQVRQTSDALKHINQALNTSLVSGKTIEVQEVLEKSSTLGDLYYSLARASIELDTITKQLTTFDANIICGKQRDTTKFRYLNNVFEQQYIGKVQPYMAQLDGYYQQLASQLVMFDAQPELHSYYFPIQDTHQAFRTSTRRHVDYWQQLFKRCGRKVGR
- a CDS encoding DNA topoisomerase III — protein: MSRLIIAEKPSLGRAIAAALPNPQKKDQGFIKCGNGDVVTWCIGHLLEQVEPDAYDDRYKKWNLADLPIVPEQWQLRPRKTSSKQLTVIRKLLKDATQIVHAGDPDREGQLLVDEVIDYCKVSKAKKESMDRLLISDLNLPAVKRALSQMRSNRDFIPLSISALARSRADWLYGMNMTRAYTLLGQKAGYQGVLSVGRVQTPVLGLVVRRDEEIENFIPKDYFTLHALIPYHNNGQSFDIRARWKPSEACKPWQDEEGRVLNRKLVENVAQRIANQPATVMESEQKQSKQAAPLPYSLSALQIDASKRFGMSAQQVLDTCQSLYEKHKLITYPRSDSRYLPKEHYSQRESIVDAIANNAKELQSGAQGADLSLKSKAWNDSKVDAHHAIIPTPKKSSVNGLSANEMKIYQQIARQYLMQFYPPAVFADAKLVFDIAGGVFIAKGRQLINPGWKVLMGKTDTEEKGDGTDTVPPLDKGTVLTCREGVIGDKKTEPPKHFTEATLLQAMTGIARFVANKDLKAILKETDGLGTEATRAGILDTLFKRQLLTRQGKSIHSSPAGRGLIHALPEDSTFPDMTAHWEHQLQGMAERNQAYQPFMQALESKIDGLMGKVKTGEVPESLRHLPKVDRPAFKRRKGGGAKKSYTKNGSYAKKGTSAKKGTKS